CAACAAGTACCAGTCCAAACACGGCAGCATCAAGAAATAAGCTTGTCTACGCTTGCGCGGTGCGAGCCCAGCAAAACCCTTCCGGAGCGAAGGCAAAACGGTTTGCCTCTAAGCTAGGAAGATTACTGTGGAAATGCTTCGCTGATGCCTTCGTTCCTCCGGGGTTTCTCCTCGCCCCGGCTTTTACCCCGTTTGGGGTAGGTAAGCGAGCAAATTCGCTGGTTTACCCTCTCCCCTGCCTAATTATTAACCTTTTCACTAAGCCTTCGTCTAAGCTAGTAAAGCGTGCGAGTTGGCCAACTAGCACAGATGACACCAAACAACGCGGAAGAACTTAAGGACGAGGAACTGGTCGTCTTGTGCCAAAAGGGCGAGGGGGAGTACTTCGAGGTCTTGGTGCGGCGTTATATGGAAAAAGCTTTCCGTATAGCCATGGATTTTACCCACAACACCGAGGAAGCCAAAGATCTTTCGCAGGATTCGTTTATGCGTGCCTTCTCGCGCATCAAACAGTTCGATGGCCGGTCGAGTTTTTACACCTGGTTTTATCGCCTGACCGTAAATCTCTGCTTGGACCACGCGCGGCGCAAAGGGCGGGTGGTTTGGGAGCGCTTGGAAAAGGAAAATGACGGCATCGCGGAACCGATCGATATTGTCGACGACTCGGCGCGGCCGGAAGAACAGGTGATCGCCGGCGACGCGATTCGGCGCGCCGATCGGACGCTCGATGCGATGCCGAATAAACAGCGCACGGCATTCCTACTGCGCAATCATCAAGGCTTGCCGATCGCGGACATCGCCAAGGTCATGAAAACCACCGAGGGCACCGTGCGAGTTTACTTGCATCGAGCGGTGGCGGCGCTCAGACAGAGTTTGGTGGAATTTGTTTAGGGAAGAGATCATGAACGCGCAGAAACAAAATTTAGAACCAGCCTGCCCGGCCTTCGAAGAAGACCTGGTGATGTATTACTACGGCGACGGCTCAACGGAGGACCGGCGCCGCGTCGAGAGTCACCTTGGCGGTTGCACGAAGTGCCAGCATTTCTTGCAGGATCTCCGCGGCCTGTTGCCGCAGATGGCCAAGCCAAAGGAGATGCCGCAGACATTTTGGGACAATTACTATCGGGAGATGAAAGAGAAGCTTGTCGTAGAGCGCGAGCGCAAATCCTGGTGGCGCAGTTGGTTGGCGCCGTTCGATGGCTGGATGGGGCCGGCGTTTGGCACCGCCGCGATTGCCGTACTGGCAGTCGGTTTGGTGCTCGGCAAAGGCAACTGGAACTCGCAAGCGCAGCGCGATGAAAAGGTGATTCCTCAAGAGATCTTGACCGACGCCAAGGAGCTGGAATTTTTCAATTCGCTCGACATGCTCGAATCCCTGCCGAAGCTTGAAAAGAGCGAGGAGACGAAACCCTCGGCGCAGTCGATAAGGAATAGCGAATATGCTTAAGCGCACCGTGGTCGCATGGAGCCTTGCCATTGCACTTGTACCAGCCATGAGCTGGGCCAAGGACGACAAGTGGGGCAGCCTATCGCAGCGTGAAAAGGAGCGCATCCTGCAGAACTATCAGCGCTGGAACGCCATGCCGGACAAGGACAAAGAGCAGCTCAAAGAAAAGTGGAATCAATATCAGAATCTCCCGCCGGATCAGCGCGATCAGATCAAGCAAGACTACGAGAATCAGCGGCGCCGGCGCGGGCGGTAGAGGTATCATCCCGCCGATTTTCTCCCACACATTCATTCCCCAGTAGGATGGGTTGAGCGTCAGCGATACCCATCACTGTTGTCAATCGACCAGCATTTCATTGGCGCAAAAGAACGGGCGCA
The sequence above is a segment of the Deltaproteobacteria bacterium genome. Coding sequences within it:
- a CDS encoding RNA polymerase sigma factor, translating into MTPNNAEELKDEELVVLCQKGEGEYFEVLVRRYMEKAFRIAMDFTHNTEEAKDLSQDSFMRAFSRIKQFDGRSSFYTWFYRLTVNLCLDHARRKGRVVWERLEKENDGIAEPIDIVDDSARPEEQVIAGDAIRRADRTLDAMPNKQRTAFLLRNHQGLPIADIAKVMKTTEGTVRVYLHRAVAALRQSLVEFV
- a CDS encoding DUF3106 domain-containing protein; protein product: MLKRTVVAWSLAIALVPAMSWAKDDKWGSLSQREKERILQNYQRWNAMPDKDKEQLKEKWNQYQNLPPDQRDQIKQDYENQRRRRGR